The Sesamum indicum cultivar Zhongzhi No. 13 linkage group LG2, S_indicum_v1.0, whole genome shotgun sequence genome contains a region encoding:
- the LOC105156339 gene encoding CDP-diacylglycerol--serine O-phosphatidyltransferase 1-like isoform X1, translating into MEHNGNRRARRKDRVAYQNGDLSTSSSEDEFDPWTAWAYKPRTITLLLIGACFLVWSSGALDPERSSESDLVSSVKRGVWAMVAVFLAYCLLQAPSTVLIRPHPAIWRVVHGMAVIYLVALTFLLFQERDDARQFMKLLHPDLGVELPERSYGADCRIYVPEHPRSRFKNVYETLFDEFVVAHILGWWGKAIMIRNQPLLWVLSIGFELMELTFRHMLPNFNECWWDSIILDILICNWFGIWAGMRTVRYFDGRTYEWVGISRQPNIMSKVKRTLGQFTPARWDKDEWHPFLGPFRFIQVLSLCVVFLTVELNTFFLKFCLWIPPRNPLIIYRLVLWWLIAIPTIREYNSYLQDRKIVKKVGAFCWLSLAICIVELLICIKFGHGLFPNAMPRWLVIFWTSVGIGFVIFLGAWSWQLHRSMKKKRQ; encoded by the exons ATGGAACATAATGGTAATCGGAGAGCTAGACGGAAGGATCGTGTTGCGTATCAAAATGGTGACTTGAGCACATCAAGCAGTGAAGATGAGTTTGATCCTTGGACCGCATGGGCGTACAAGCCTCGTACAATTACATTATTACTAATTGGTGCATGCTTTCTTGT ATGGTCAAGTGGAGCACTGGATCCTGAACGTAGTTCAGAAAGTGATCTTGTGAGCTCTGTGAAAAG GGGTGTATGGGCTATGGTTGCTGTTTTCCTTGCTTATTGCTTGTTACAAGCTCCTTCCAC GGTACTTATCCGGCCGCATCCTGCAATTTGGCGTGTTGTACACGGAATGGCTGTCATTTATCTTGTTGCATTAACATTTCTGCTTTTTCAG GAGCGTGATGATGCAAGGCAGTTTATGAAACTCCTACATCCTGATCTTGGTGTTG AACTTCCAGAAAGATCATATGGTGCTGATTGCCGAATATACGTGCCCGAACATCCAAGGAGCAGGTTTAAGAATGTTTAT GAGACTCTTTTTGATGAGTTTGTTGTGGCACATATTCTTGGATGGTGGGGAAAAGCTATAATGATCCGTAATCAGCCACTTTTGTGGGTACTTTCTATTGGTTTTGAGTTGATGGAG CTTACATTCCGTCACATGTTGCCAAATTTCAATGAATGCTGGTGGGATAGCAtaattcttgatatattaatcTGCAATTGGTTTG GTATTTGGGCTGGAATGCGTACTGTTCGGTATTTTGATGGTAGAACTTATGAGTGGGTTGGTATAAGCCGGCAGCCTAACATCATGAGTAAA GTGAAAAGAACACTTGGTCAATTTACACCTGCAAGGTGGGATAAAGATGAGTGGCACCCTTTTCTCGGTCCATTCCGATTTATTCAAGTTCTCAGCCTTTGCGTTGTTTTCTTGACTGTGGAACTAAATACGTTCTTTCTGAAGTTTTGCCTTTGGATTCCTCCTCGGAATCCCCTCATAATATATAGGTTGGTTTTGTGGTGGCTTATCGCAATTCCAACAATTCGCGAGTACAATTCTTACTTACAAGACAG aaaaattgtaaaaaaggTGGGAGCATTTTGTTGGCTTTCGCTTGCTATCTGCATTGTGGAACTTCTCATTTGTATCAAGTTTGGACATG GACTATTCCCCAATGCCATGCCTAGGTGGTTGGTTATATTTTGGACATCAGTTGGGATTGGATTTGTGATTTTCTTGGGTGCATGGTCATGGCAACTGCACAGatcaatgaagaaaaagaggcAATAG
- the LOC105156338 gene encoding pentatricopeptide repeat-containing protein At1g22960, mitochondrial isoform X2, which translates to MENPGAFRDIHWVVPDYFNALVIDSDLFLSVVNSMRNRPRMVLKIFRWAEGQNGFKHSEFVFCSVLEVLVQNGFMRSAYWVVERVINVNMHSIVNVLIDGYLSVEVTCKVLDLLLWLYTKKSDVERCLWVFDKMVRNGFLPNVKNCNRILRLLRDRDFVGKAREVYEMMGPFGIKPTIVTYNTMLDSFCKEGNVQQALDLLLEMQRRGCCPNDVTFNVLINGLSKKGEFEEAKDLIGDMENKGLKVSAYAYNSLISGYCRKGMLVEALGLGEEMILRGALPTVSTYNAFMHGYCKQGRVGYAMQWIPVMMKKNLVVDIISFNILIYGYCLLGDISGALYLLSELRKRNLNPTAVTYNTIMDGLSRHGDLEGARRLKDEMINYGISPDIFTYTILINCSYRTGNLWMAKMFYNEMLSKGLEPDRIAFTTCIAGELKLGDSYAAFKLQEEMLAKGFPPDVITYNVFVDGISKLGDLEQACELLQKMIQDGVVPDQVTYTSIIHAHLEVGYLRKARELFHEMLSKGLSPTVVTYTVLIHAHAGKGRLELAFIYFSEMLENGILPNVITYNALINGLCKFRKMDEAYRLFSEMQSKGISPNKYTYTIMINENSDLGNWQEVLRLYKEMLDRGIQPDSCTHSAMFKHLRKDYKSFAVQELECIIQDDRDTAEAIT; encoded by the coding sequence ATGGAAAATCCGGGGGCGTTTAGAGATATTCATTGGGTTGTTCCGGATTATTTTAATGCTTTGGTAATTGATTCTGATTTATTTCTGAGTGTTGTAAATTCAATGAGAAACCGCCCCAGAATGGTGTTAAAGATATTCCGGTGGGCCGAGGGCCAAAATGGGTTTAAGCATTCAGAGTTTGTATTTTGTAGTGTTCTTGAAGTATTGGTGCAGAATGGTTTTATGAGATCTGCTTATTGGGTTGTGGAGAGGGTTATTAATGTCAACATGCATAGCATTGTTAACGTCTTGATTGATGGGTATTTAAGCGTTGAGGTAACATGTAAGGTACTTGATTTGCTATTATGGTTGTACACTAAGAAATCAGACGTTGAAAGGTGTTTATGGGTATTTGATAAGATGGTGAGGAATGGCTTTTTGCCGAATGTGAAGAATTGTAACAGGATTCTTAGGTTGCTTAGGGATAGAGATTTTGTTGGTAAAGCAAGGGAAGTATATGAAATGATGGGTCCTTTTGGGATTAAACCAACAATTGTTACGTACAATACGATGTTGGATTCGTTTTGTAAGGAAGGGAATGTGCAACAGGCGCTTGACTTATTACTGGAGATGCAGAGGAGGGGTTGCTGTCCAAACGATGTTACCTTTAATGTTTTGATTAATGGGTTGTCAAAAAAAGGTGAGTTTGAAGAAGCGAAAGATTTAATCGGGGACATGGAAAATAAAGGATTGAAGGTTTCGGCTTATGCATATAACTCTTTGATAAGTGGGTATTGTCGGAAAGGAATGCTAGTTGAGGCACTAGGGCTTGGGGAAGAGATGATACTGAGAGGAGCTTTGCCTACTGTTTCTACATATAATGCCTTTATGCATGGCTACTGCAAACAAGGGAGAGTGGGTTATGCCATGCAGTGGATTCCTGTCATGATGAAGAAGAATTTGGTGGTGGATATAATATCCTTCAATATTCTGATATATGGCTACTGTCTATTGGGTGATATTAGCGGGGCTCTCTATTTGTTATCTGAGCTTAGGAAAAGGAATCTCAATCCAACTGCAGTTACATATAATACAATCATGGATGGGCTCTCCAGACATGGGGATTTAGAAGGCGCTAGGCGGTTGAAAGACGAAATGATCAATTATGGAATTTCTCCTGATATTTTCACCTATACAATTCTGATAAATTGTTCTTATAGGACAGGGAACCTGTGGATGGCAAAAATGTTTTATAATGAGATGCTGAGCAAAGGATTGGAGCCTGACCGAATTGCATTCACTACTTGCATAGCAGGAGAACTGAAGCTTGGTGACTCGTATGCAGCATTTAAACTGCAAGAAGAGATGCTAGCAAAAGGATTTCCACCGGATGTCATAACGTATAATGTGTTTGTGGATGGCATCTCTAAGTTGGGTGATCTTGAACAAGCTTGTGAATTGTTGCAGAAGATGATTCAGGATGGAGTTGTGCCTGATCAGGTTACCTATACAAGCATCATCCACGCTCATTTAGAAGTTGGGTACCTTAGAAAAGCCAGAGAGTTGTTTCATGAGATGCTGAGCAAAGGCTTATCTCCAACAGTTGTGACATACACTGTATTGATTCATGCACATGCTGGCAAAGGAAGGCTAGAATTagcatttatatatttctcagAAATGCTGGAGAATGGTATTTTGCCAAATGTGATCACATACAATGCTTTGATAAATGGCCTTTGTAAATTCCGAAAAATGGATGAGGCTTACAGATTGTTTTCTGAGATGCAATCTAAAGGAATATCTCCAAACAAATACACCTACACCATAATGATAAATGAGAACAGTGACCTTGGCAATTGGCAGGAGGTTTTGAGGTTGTATAAAGAAATGCTAGATAGAGGAATCCAACCCGATTCTTGCACGCATAGTGCAATGTTCAAACATTTAAGAAAAGACTATAAATCATTTGCAGTCCAAGAACTTGAGTGTATAATTCAGGATGATAGAGATACAGCTGAAGCAATTACTTGA
- the LOC105156339 gene encoding CDP-diacylglycerol--serine O-phosphatidyltransferase 1-like isoform X2, with product MEHNGNRRARRKDRVAYQNGDLSTSSSEDEFDPWTAWAYKPRTITLLLIGACFLVWSSGALDPERSSESDLVSSVKRGVWAMVAVFLAYCLLQAPSTVLIRPHPAIWRVVHGMAVIYLVALTFLLFQERDDARQFMKLLHPDLGVELPERSYGADCRIYVPEHPRSRFKNVYLTFRHMLPNFNECWWDSIILDILICNWFGIWAGMRTVRYFDGRTYEWVGISRQPNIMSKVKRTLGQFTPARWDKDEWHPFLGPFRFIQVLSLCVVFLTVELNTFFLKFCLWIPPRNPLIIYRLVLWWLIAIPTIREYNSYLQDRKIVKKVGAFCWLSLAICIVELLICIKFGHGLFPNAMPRWLVIFWTSVGIGFVIFLGAWSWQLHRSMKKKRQ from the exons ATGGAACATAATGGTAATCGGAGAGCTAGACGGAAGGATCGTGTTGCGTATCAAAATGGTGACTTGAGCACATCAAGCAGTGAAGATGAGTTTGATCCTTGGACCGCATGGGCGTACAAGCCTCGTACAATTACATTATTACTAATTGGTGCATGCTTTCTTGT ATGGTCAAGTGGAGCACTGGATCCTGAACGTAGTTCAGAAAGTGATCTTGTGAGCTCTGTGAAAAG GGGTGTATGGGCTATGGTTGCTGTTTTCCTTGCTTATTGCTTGTTACAAGCTCCTTCCAC GGTACTTATCCGGCCGCATCCTGCAATTTGGCGTGTTGTACACGGAATGGCTGTCATTTATCTTGTTGCATTAACATTTCTGCTTTTTCAG GAGCGTGATGATGCAAGGCAGTTTATGAAACTCCTACATCCTGATCTTGGTGTTG AACTTCCAGAAAGATCATATGGTGCTGATTGCCGAATATACGTGCCCGAACATCCAAGGAGCAGGTTTAAGAATGTTTAT CTTACATTCCGTCACATGTTGCCAAATTTCAATGAATGCTGGTGGGATAGCAtaattcttgatatattaatcTGCAATTGGTTTG GTATTTGGGCTGGAATGCGTACTGTTCGGTATTTTGATGGTAGAACTTATGAGTGGGTTGGTATAAGCCGGCAGCCTAACATCATGAGTAAA GTGAAAAGAACACTTGGTCAATTTACACCTGCAAGGTGGGATAAAGATGAGTGGCACCCTTTTCTCGGTCCATTCCGATTTATTCAAGTTCTCAGCCTTTGCGTTGTTTTCTTGACTGTGGAACTAAATACGTTCTTTCTGAAGTTTTGCCTTTGGATTCCTCCTCGGAATCCCCTCATAATATATAGGTTGGTTTTGTGGTGGCTTATCGCAATTCCAACAATTCGCGAGTACAATTCTTACTTACAAGACAG aaaaattgtaaaaaaggTGGGAGCATTTTGTTGGCTTTCGCTTGCTATCTGCATTGTGGAACTTCTCATTTGTATCAAGTTTGGACATG GACTATTCCCCAATGCCATGCCTAGGTGGTTGGTTATATTTTGGACATCAGTTGGGATTGGATTTGTGATTTTCTTGGGTGCATGGTCATGGCAACTGCACAGatcaatgaagaaaaagaggcAATAG
- the LOC105156338 gene encoding pentatricopeptide repeat-containing protein At1g22960, mitochondrial isoform X1 has product MTLCVISSKSLIPTKNLSSLYYFCSLNIDFSLKVRLIFFSSLAQHFHCSSELNSHSFKPAGDIGSNGIVTRRDCTIKSSYGLYQNLILKTAMENPGAFRDIHWVVPDYFNALVIDSDLFLSVVNSMRNRPRMVLKIFRWAEGQNGFKHSEFVFCSVLEVLVQNGFMRSAYWVVERVINVNMHSIVNVLIDGYLSVEVTCKVLDLLLWLYTKKSDVERCLWVFDKMVRNGFLPNVKNCNRILRLLRDRDFVGKAREVYEMMGPFGIKPTIVTYNTMLDSFCKEGNVQQALDLLLEMQRRGCCPNDVTFNVLINGLSKKGEFEEAKDLIGDMENKGLKVSAYAYNSLISGYCRKGMLVEALGLGEEMILRGALPTVSTYNAFMHGYCKQGRVGYAMQWIPVMMKKNLVVDIISFNILIYGYCLLGDISGALYLLSELRKRNLNPTAVTYNTIMDGLSRHGDLEGARRLKDEMINYGISPDIFTYTILINCSYRTGNLWMAKMFYNEMLSKGLEPDRIAFTTCIAGELKLGDSYAAFKLQEEMLAKGFPPDVITYNVFVDGISKLGDLEQACELLQKMIQDGVVPDQVTYTSIIHAHLEVGYLRKARELFHEMLSKGLSPTVVTYTVLIHAHAGKGRLELAFIYFSEMLENGILPNVITYNALINGLCKFRKMDEAYRLFSEMQSKGISPNKYTYTIMINENSDLGNWQEVLRLYKEMLDRGIQPDSCTHSAMFKHLRKDYKSFAVQELECIIQDDRDTAEAIT; this is encoded by the coding sequence ATGACCCTTTGCGTAATCTCTTCAAAGTCTTTGATTCCCACTAAAAATCTCAGCTCCTTGTACTACTTCTGTTCTCTCAACATCGATTTCAGTTTGAAGGTGCGcttgattttcttctcttctctcgCTCAACATTTTCATTGCTCTTCGGAGTTGAATAGCCATAGTTTTAAGCCTGCAGGGGACATTGGCAGCAATGGGATTGTGACAAGAAGGGATTGTACCATTAAATCCTCATATGGGCTTTATCAAAATCTAATCTTGAAAACAGCAATGGAAAATCCGGGGGCGTTTAGAGATATTCATTGGGTTGTTCCGGATTATTTTAATGCTTTGGTAATTGATTCTGATTTATTTCTGAGTGTTGTAAATTCAATGAGAAACCGCCCCAGAATGGTGTTAAAGATATTCCGGTGGGCCGAGGGCCAAAATGGGTTTAAGCATTCAGAGTTTGTATTTTGTAGTGTTCTTGAAGTATTGGTGCAGAATGGTTTTATGAGATCTGCTTATTGGGTTGTGGAGAGGGTTATTAATGTCAACATGCATAGCATTGTTAACGTCTTGATTGATGGGTATTTAAGCGTTGAGGTAACATGTAAGGTACTTGATTTGCTATTATGGTTGTACACTAAGAAATCAGACGTTGAAAGGTGTTTATGGGTATTTGATAAGATGGTGAGGAATGGCTTTTTGCCGAATGTGAAGAATTGTAACAGGATTCTTAGGTTGCTTAGGGATAGAGATTTTGTTGGTAAAGCAAGGGAAGTATATGAAATGATGGGTCCTTTTGGGATTAAACCAACAATTGTTACGTACAATACGATGTTGGATTCGTTTTGTAAGGAAGGGAATGTGCAACAGGCGCTTGACTTATTACTGGAGATGCAGAGGAGGGGTTGCTGTCCAAACGATGTTACCTTTAATGTTTTGATTAATGGGTTGTCAAAAAAAGGTGAGTTTGAAGAAGCGAAAGATTTAATCGGGGACATGGAAAATAAAGGATTGAAGGTTTCGGCTTATGCATATAACTCTTTGATAAGTGGGTATTGTCGGAAAGGAATGCTAGTTGAGGCACTAGGGCTTGGGGAAGAGATGATACTGAGAGGAGCTTTGCCTACTGTTTCTACATATAATGCCTTTATGCATGGCTACTGCAAACAAGGGAGAGTGGGTTATGCCATGCAGTGGATTCCTGTCATGATGAAGAAGAATTTGGTGGTGGATATAATATCCTTCAATATTCTGATATATGGCTACTGTCTATTGGGTGATATTAGCGGGGCTCTCTATTTGTTATCTGAGCTTAGGAAAAGGAATCTCAATCCAACTGCAGTTACATATAATACAATCATGGATGGGCTCTCCAGACATGGGGATTTAGAAGGCGCTAGGCGGTTGAAAGACGAAATGATCAATTATGGAATTTCTCCTGATATTTTCACCTATACAATTCTGATAAATTGTTCTTATAGGACAGGGAACCTGTGGATGGCAAAAATGTTTTATAATGAGATGCTGAGCAAAGGATTGGAGCCTGACCGAATTGCATTCACTACTTGCATAGCAGGAGAACTGAAGCTTGGTGACTCGTATGCAGCATTTAAACTGCAAGAAGAGATGCTAGCAAAAGGATTTCCACCGGATGTCATAACGTATAATGTGTTTGTGGATGGCATCTCTAAGTTGGGTGATCTTGAACAAGCTTGTGAATTGTTGCAGAAGATGATTCAGGATGGAGTTGTGCCTGATCAGGTTACCTATACAAGCATCATCCACGCTCATTTAGAAGTTGGGTACCTTAGAAAAGCCAGAGAGTTGTTTCATGAGATGCTGAGCAAAGGCTTATCTCCAACAGTTGTGACATACACTGTATTGATTCATGCACATGCTGGCAAAGGAAGGCTAGAATTagcatttatatatttctcagAAATGCTGGAGAATGGTATTTTGCCAAATGTGATCACATACAATGCTTTGATAAATGGCCTTTGTAAATTCCGAAAAATGGATGAGGCTTACAGATTGTTTTCTGAGATGCAATCTAAAGGAATATCTCCAAACAAATACACCTACACCATAATGATAAATGAGAACAGTGACCTTGGCAATTGGCAGGAGGTTTTGAGGTTGTATAAAGAAATGCTAGATAGAGGAATCCAACCCGATTCTTGCACGCATAGTGCAATGTTCAAACATTTAAGAAAAGACTATAAATCATTTGCAGTCCAAGAACTTGAGTGTATAATTCAGGATGATAGAGATACAGCTGAAGCAATTACTTGA